A genomic window from Candidatus Krumholzibacteriia bacterium includes:
- the rsmG gene encoding 16S rRNA (guanine(527)-N(7))-methyltransferase RsmG — translation MSTPPASSGDDPGAAIAAIVRESVSVLPAPNPALEPQLRQYLEALLVANRGINLVSRKDTLVHLARFTRECLFLASLLERDASAHRDAIGLLDIGSGGGFPGIVLKLALPQVETVLVEGTQKKARFLADVCGSLDLRGIKVIWARAEALVDRASQYHRPDMRHDFDWVTAKGLGLLRDTLDLAAPFLRDGGELWTFKGAGYESEVDASRRRLTQLGCRLQRVERIPVEQESYVLAVRRLPGSKRPSQSCD, via the coding sequence ATGAGCACTCCACCCGCGAGCAGCGGTGACGACCCAGGTGCCGCGATCGCCGCCATCGTTCGTGAGTCGGTCTCCGTTCTTCCCGCGCCGAACCCAGCTCTCGAACCACAGCTGCGGCAGTACTTGGAAGCACTCCTCGTCGCCAACCGCGGAATCAATCTCGTCTCGCGCAAGGACACGCTCGTGCACCTGGCCCGCTTCACAAGAGAGTGCCTGTTCCTCGCCAGCCTCCTGGAGCGAGACGCCTCGGCCCACCGGGATGCGATCGGGCTCTTGGATATCGGCTCTGGTGGTGGTTTCCCCGGCATCGTCCTCAAACTGGCCCTGCCTCAGGTGGAGACGGTCCTCGTGGAGGGAACGCAGAAGAAAGCCCGCTTCCTCGCCGATGTCTGCGGCAGCCTCGACCTCCGCGGCATCAAGGTGATCTGGGCTCGCGCCGAAGCTCTCGTGGATCGCGCTTCGCAGTACCATCGCCCAGACATGCGCCACGACTTCGACTGGGTGACGGCGAAGGGTCTCGGCCTGCTCCGCGATACCCTGGATCTCGCCGCACCGTTTCTGCGCGACGGGGGAGAACTCTGGACCTTCAAGGGCGCGGGCTATGAATCGGAAGTCGATGCCAGCCGCCGGCGCCTGACGCAGCTCGGCTGTCGACTGCAGCGAGTGGAGCGCATCCCAGTGGAGCAGGAATCCTATGTTCTCGCTGTGCGGCGCCTCCCGGGAAGCAAGCGTCCGTCTCAAAGTTGCGATTGA